One genomic segment of Syngnathus acus chromosome 1, fSynAcu1.2, whole genome shotgun sequence includes these proteins:
- the usp34 gene encoding ubiquitin carboxyl-terminal hydrolase 34 isoform X6, whose amino-acid sequence MCENCAELVEVLNEISDADGGSEGGFQLKKEHALRVLAHISSWTQRQCLCCFKEYKHLEVFNQLVYALINLVVGQIAGLRDRLCRLRAPEGAADCDQRGPRRPASPGEDEPVNVERDSAEEEDAQSPGADLNRKQAEEEEEEDDDDEEEDGGDGGELDAFSSWSTDEREKLLLCAAKIFQIQFPLYTAYKHNTHPTIEDIPAHESSILGSFCDMNDVEVPLHLLRYVCLFCGKHGLSLMKECFQAATPDSLPFPIAHAFISIVSNIRIWLHIPAVMQHIIPFRSYVIRYLCQLSDQDLRQSAARNMADLMWSTVKEPLDSALCFDKESLDLAYKYFMSPTLTMRLAGLSQITNQLHTFNDVCNNESLVSDTETSIAKDLADWLIHNSVIEHLFGPNLHIEIIKQCQVILNFLAAEGRLSTQHVDCIWAAAQLKHCSRYIHDLFPSLIKNLDPAPLRHVLNLVSGLHPSAHTEQTLYLASMLIKALWNNALAAKAQVSKQSSFASLLNTNMAVGNKKGSPAASPDSSDTQRSAGSDMDEQMMSGGKRGQHRLSDTEESMQGSSDETANSAEEGSSGPGSTSGRSDASSNEVASSGASQSAGSPASNVHSDDMADSEALKEDEDEEDDDDDDEEDEEEDEEDDDDDEEEDEEEEVSADSRSHKAEKDPRDQGESRKRKAGEALSDGAKAKVLPFSPETSAIMAAAAAAASTSLENRMRMMDTCVASSSAQTSQVPDVSPRQGGAGPQDPSCVARPANFLGEAMGGEIFNCRRFIGPQHHHHHHHHHHHNHHHDGPTVEDMLSTDDVSCSSSQVSAKSEKNMADFDGEESGCEEELVQINSHAELSSHLQQHLPNLASIYHEHLVQGPAVHKHQHSGGHAVADVNLDNVCKKGNTLLWDLVQDDDASHLSEGLINEAEKLLCSLVCWFTDRQIRMRFIEGCLDNLAHHRSVVVSLRLLPKLFGTFQQFGSSYDTHWITMWAEKELHMMKLFFDNLQHYIQEVRQQRHKFALYSHSAEVQVRLQFLTCVFSTLGSPDHFRLSLEQVDILWHCLVEDAECYDDALHWFLNQVRSKDQHAMGMETYKHLFLEKMPQLKPETISMTGLNLFQHLCNLARLATSALDNAANCELCGMDQLWGIALRAQSADISRAAIQYINSYYINAGKTGLEKEQEFIRKCMESLLMASANLEKDPQSGLTSIERGLLMLKTHLEAFRRRFAYHLRQWQIEGTGIGSHLKALSDKQSLPLRIVCQPAGLPDKMTIEMYPSDQVADLRAEVTHWYENLQKEQMNQQAQLQEFGQSGRQPGDFSGGLMGPVRMISSGHELTTDYDEKTLHELGFKDMQMVFVSLGAPRRERKGEGVQLPASCLPPPQKEHIPMLLLLQEPHLTTLFDLLEMLACFKAPSPTHAERHHAPEMARCEELHLHAENLSRRVWELLMLLPTCPKMLRAFQNISDDGPDEGPCWKELLRMKSAHKLLYALEIIEALGKPNRRIHRESTGSYSDLYPDSDDSSEDQIENSKNSWSCKFVSSGGLQLLLEIFNSAILEPKDRESWTVWLLDCLACLLKLICQFAVDPADLDLAYHDVFSWSGLADGQRKRSWPGKSRKSAVDHGKSLHIPRLTEVFLSLVQGTNLIERLINVAYTYDNLAHRVLKAQSDHRSRHEVTHYSMWLLVSWAHCSSSVKSSLADSERLQDWLRKLTLLVPEAAVRHEACNGLYKLSLSGLEGGESINRSFLLLAASTLLKFLPDAQAVKPIRMEDYEEEPPLRSGCKEYFWLLCKLIDNIHVKDATQVSPSLWLAGSVQSTLLDLDALARHLADCIRSREMLDQQDGSVEDDGLTGLLRLATSVLKHKPPFKFSREGQDFLRDVHNLLFLLPSLADRAQPKCKSHAARAAAYDLLVETVKGSADNYRLLHNWVMSQHMQASHAPYKWDYWPHEDVRAECRFVGLTNLGATCYLASTIQQLYMIPEARQAIFTAKVGPSSSSSPFGALMSPRCLRAQYAEEIKHKTTLLELQKMFTYLMESERKAYNPRPFCKTYTMDKQPLNTGEQKDMTEFFTDLITKIEEMSHELKDTVKTLFGGVITNNVVSLDCDHVSQTAEEFYTVRCQVADMKNIYESLDEVTIKDTLEGDNMYTCSHCGKKVRAEKRACFKKLPGILSFNTMRYTFNMVTMMKEKVNTHFSFPLRLDMTPYTEHFLMAKGEPKEGESKASESSEYDLIGVTVHTGTADGGHYYSFIRDIVNPHAYKNNKWYLFNDAEVKPFDSAQLASECFGGEMTTKTYDSVTDKFMDFSFEKTHSAYMLFYKRVELQEDAAKEFTFDVSPDLLEWIWHDNMQFLQDKNIFEHTYFGFMWHLCSSIPSTLPDPKAISLMTAKLSTSFVLETFIHSKEKPTMLQWIELLTKQFNNSQAACEWFLDRMADDNWWPMQILIKCPNQIVRQMFQRLCIHVIQRLRPVHAHLYLQPGMEDGSDDMDGSVEDIGSRSCVTRFVKTLLSIMEHGVKPHSKHLTEYFAFLYEFAKMGEEESQFLLSLQAISIMVHFYMGTKGPENLQVEVLSEEEGEEEDEEEDILSLAEEKYRPAALEKMIALVALLVEQSRSERHLTLSQSDMAALTGGKGFPFLFQHIRDGINIRQTCNLIFSLCRYNNRLAEHIVSMLFTSIAKLTPEAANPFFKLLTMLMEFVGGPPGMPSFATYILQRIWEVIEYNPSQCLDWLAGQTPRNKLAHSWVLQNMENWVERFLLAHNYPRVRTSAAYLLVSLIPSNSFRQMFRSTRSLHLPTRELPLSPDTTAVLHQVYNLLLGLLARAKLYVDASVHGNTKLVQYFSFMTYCLISKTEKLMFSLYFMDLWNLFQPKLSEPAIATNHNKQALLSFWYNVCVDCSENVRLVVQNPAVTKNIAFNYILADHDDQEVVLFNRGMLPAYYGILRMCCEQSPAFTRQLASHQNIQWAFKNLTPHASQYPRAVEELFNLMQLFAAQRMDMREDEVEDVKQFKKTTISCYLRCLDGRSCWTTLISAFRVLLENDEDRLLVVFNRGLVLMTESFNTLHMMYHEATACHVTGDLVELLSIFLSVLKATRPYLQRKDVKQALIQWQERIDFAHKLLTLLNSYSPPELRNACLDVLKEVLLLSPHDFLHTLVPFLQHNHFTYHHSNIPMSPGPYLPCRENMKLLGAKSNVRPPRPELNMCLLPSMVESAKGKDEVYDGMLLDYFLPYQQFIHLVCRVAINCEKFTDTLVKLSVLMAYEGLPLHLALFPKLWTELCQSQSLLSKTCVKLLCDDAAFSEYIKRVLMDDRGFLNNNTIYAFLTCFLHKVQVLSGASCCSLAGVLVASVLSERGGLRPELASDWPQLSKTAGQLNADLRALTLLLSVQSPPTLDPALGPALQELTTRCHLCVQRRDALADACRHRRNDEEEGAIPVKRRRVSSDDEDDEVPSTSAAGLPPSCGEASAGPPPCPESSKSERQGALTPTSTSDTETRDSSSLIDPGTEQDPPSPPDAAPPSCPAEPAPAAALSPSQTAPSPKADKMAEREDPDQRAADPQAPPLQEDAALSAGEGTEDVLDALCRTLEAAVTAVTKVTAKDPPSS is encoded by the exons ATGTGTGAAAACTGCGCCGAGCTGGTGGAGGTTCTGAACGAAA TTTCGGACGCGGATGGCGGCAGCGAGGGCGGCTTCCAGCTGAAGAAGGAACATGCGCTGCGAGTATTGGCTCACATCAGCTCGTGGACGCAGAG ACAATGTCTGTGCTGCTTCAAGGAGTACAAGCACCTGGAGGTCTTCAACCAGCTGGTGTACGCGCTCATCAACCTGGTGGTGGGACAGATCGCCGGCCTCAGGGACCGCCTGTGCCGCCTGCGGGCCCCTGAGGGGGCCGCTGACTGCGACCAACGGGGCCCCCGCCGGCCGGCCTCGCCCGGCGAAGACGAGCCCGTCAACGTGGAGCGGGActcggcggaggaggaggacgccCAGTCCCCGGGCGCCGACCTGAACCGGAAGCaggccgaggaggaggaggaggaggacgacgacgatgaggaggaggacggcGGCGATGGCGGCGAGCTTGACGCATTCAGCTCGTGGAGCACGGACGAGCGAGAGAAGCTGCTGCTGTGCGCCGCCAAGATCTTCCAGATCCAGTTCCCGCTCTACACGGCTTACAAACACAACACGCACCCCACCATCGAG gACATACCTGCTCACGAGAGCAGCATCCTGGGCTCCTTTTGTGACATGAAT GACGTGGAGGTTCCTTTGCACCTTCTGCGCTACGTTTGCCTCTTCTGCGGCAAGCACGGCCTCTCTCTGATGAAGGAATGTTTCCAGGCCGCCACGCCCGACAGCCTCCCCTTCCCCATCGCGCACGCTTTCATCAGCATCGTGTCGAAC ATCCGGATATGGCTTCACATTCCGGCCGTCATGCAGCACATCATCCCCTTCCGCTCCTACGTCATACG GTACCTGTGCCAGCTCTCGGACCAGGACCTGCGTCAGAGCGCGGCGCGCAACATGGCCGACCTGATGTGGAGCACGGTGAAGGAGCCCCTGGACAGCGCGCTGTGCTTCGACAAGGAGAGCCTGGACCTGGCCTACAAGTACTTCATGTCGCCCACGCTCACCATGAGGCTGGCCGGACTCAGTCAGATCACT AACCAGCTGCACACTTTTAACGACGTCTGCAACAACGAGTCTCTCGTGTCCGACACTGAAAC GTCGATCGCCAAGGATCTGGCCGACTGGTTGATACACAACAGCGTGATCGAGCACCTTTTTGGACCCAATTTGCACATTGAG ATCATCAAACAGTGCCAAGTGATCCTTAACTTCCTGGCTGCGGAAGGCCGACTCAGCACGCAGCACGTGGACTGCATTTGGGCCGCGGCTCAG CTGAAGCACTGCAGCCGCTACATCCACGACCTTTTCCCTTCCCTCATCAAGAACTTGGACCCGGCGCCCCTTCGCCACGTCCTCAACTTGGTCTCGGGTCTGCACCCCAGCGCGCACACCGAACAG ACGCTCTACTTGGCCTCCATGCTCATCAAGGCTCTGTGGAACAACGCCCTGGCCGCCAAAGCCCAGGTGTCCAAGCAGAGCTCCTTCGCCTCGCTGCTCAACACCAACATGGCCGTGGGCAACAAGAAGG GCTCTCCGGCCGCCAGCCCCGACAGCAGCGACACGCAGCGCAGCGCCGGCAGCGACATGGACGAGCAGATGATGTCGGGCGGCAAGCGCGGACAGCATCGGCTTTCCGACACCGAG GAGTCGATGCAGGGCAGCTCGGACGAGACGGCCAACAGCGCCGAGGAAGGCAGCAGCGGGCCGGGCAGCACCAGCGGCCGCAGCGACGCCTCCAGCAACGAGGTGGCCTCCAGCGGAGCCAGCCAGTCGGCCGGCAGCCCCGCCAGCAACGTCCACTCGGACGACATGGCCGACAGCGAGGCCCTGaaggaggatgaggacgaggaagatgacgacgacgacgatgaggaagacgaggaggaggacgaggaggacgacgatgatgatgaagaggaggacgaggaagaAGAGGTGTCTGCTGACAGCAGGTCGCACAAGGCGGAG AAGGACCCCCGGGACCAAGGGGAGTCACGCAAGAGGAAAGCGGGCGAGGCTCTGAGCGACGGCGCAAAAGCCAAGGTCCTCCCCTTCAGCCCGGAGACGTCCGCCATCAtggctgctgccgccgccgctgcgtCCACCTCCCTGGAGAATCGTATGCGGATGATGGACACGTGCGTGGCGTCCTCGTCCGCGCAGACCTCCCAGGTGCCTGACGTCAGTCCCCGCCAGGGAGGGGCCGGGCCTCAGGATCCATCCTGCGTGGCCCGGCCCGCCAACTTCCTGGGCGAGGCCATGGGCGGGGAAATCTTCAACTGCCGGCGCTTCATTGGCCCccagcatcatcatcaccaccaccatcatcatcatcataaccACCATCACGATGG GCCCACGGTGGAGGACATGCTGAGCACGGACGACGTGAGCTGCAGCAGCTCGCAGGTCAGCGCCAAGTCGGAAAAGAACATGGCCGACTTTGACGGCGAGGAGTCGGGCTGCGAAGAAGAGCTGGTCCAGATCAATTCGCACGCCGAGCTCAGCTCACACCTGCAGCAGCACCTCCCCAACCTGGCGTCCATCTACCACGAGCACCTGGTGCAAG GGCCGGCCGTGCACAAGCATCAGCACTCGGGCGGCCACGCCGTCGCCGACGTCAACCTGGACAACGTCTGCAAGAAGGGCAACACGCTGCTGTGGGACCTGGTGCAGGACGACGACGCC AGCCACCTGTCGGAGGGTCTGATCAACGAGGCCGAGAAGCTGCTCTGCTCGCTGGTGTGCTGGTTCACCGACCGGCAGATCCGCATGCGCTTCATCGAGGGCTGCCTGGACAACCTGGCGCACCACCG GTCCGTGGTGGTCTCGCTGAGGCTCCTCCCCAAGCTCTTCGGCACCTTCCAGCAATTCGGCTCCAGCTACGACACGCACTGGATCACCAT GTGGGCCGAGAAGGAGCTGCACATGATGAAGCTGTTCTTCGACAACCTCCAGCACTACATCCAGGAGGTCCGGCAGCAACGCCACAAGTTTGCGCT GTACAGTCACAGTGCGGAGGTGCAGGTGCGCCTTCAGTTCCTCACGTGCGTTTTCTCCACGCTGGGATCTCCAGACCACTTCA GACTGAGTCTGGAGCAGGTGGACATCCTGTGGCACTGCCTGGTGGAGGACGCCGAGTGCTACGACGACGCCCTGCACTGGTTCCTCAACCAGGTGCGCAGCAAGGACCAGCACGCCATGGGCATGGAGACCTACAAGCACCTTTTCCTGGAGAAG ATGCCTCAGCTGAAGCCGGAGACCATCAGCATGACGGGCTTGAACCTCTTCCAGCACCTTTGCAACCTGGCCCGGCTGGCCACCAGCGCACTGGACAACGCCGCCAACTGCGAG CTGTGCGGCATGGACCAGCTGTGGGGCATCGCCCTCCGAGCTCAGTCGGCCGACATCAGCCGCGCCGCCATCCAGTACATCAACTCCTACTACATCAACG CGGGCAAGACGGGCCTGGAGAAGGAGCAGGAGTTTATCCGCAAGTGCATGGAGAGTCTGCTGATGGCGTCGGCCAACCTGGAGAAGGACCCCCAGTCGGGCCTGACCAGCATCGAGAGGGGCCTGCTTATGCTCAAGACGCACCTGGAGGCCTTCAGGCGCAG GTTCGCCTACCACCTGCGCCAGTGGCAGATCGAGGGCACGGGCATCGGCAGCCACCTCAAGGCGCTCAGCGACAAACAATCGTTGCCGCTCAGGATCGTCTGTCAGCCCGCCGGACTTCCCGACAAG ATGACCATCGAGATGTACCCCAGCGATCAGGTGGCAGACCTGCGCGCAGAAGTGACCCACTGGTACGAAAACCTGCAAAAGGAGCAGATGAACCAGCAGGCGCAGCTGCAGGAGTTCGGCCAGAGCGGCCGGCAGCCGGGAGACTTCTCAG GGGGTCTGATGGGACCCGTCCGTATGATCTCGTCGGGCCACGAACTGACCACAGACTACGACGAGAAGACTCTTCATGAGCTGGGCTTCAAGGACATGCAG ATGGTGTTTGTGTCTCTGGGGGCGCCTCGGCGCGAGCGCAAAGGCGAAGGCGTGCAGCTGCCGGCGTCGTGCCTGCCTCCCCCGCAGAAGGAGCACATCcccatgctgctgctgctacagGAGCCGCATCTCACCACGCTCTTTGACCTGCTGGAGATGCTGGCCTGCTTCAAGGCACCCAGCCCCACCCACGCCGAACGCCACCACGCTCCCGAG atGGCTCGCTGCGAGGAACTGCACCTACACGCCGAGAACCTTTCTCGCCGCGTTTGGGAGCTTCTCATGCTGCTGCCCACGTGTCCCAAGATGCTACGGGCCTTCCAGAACATCTCGGACGACGGCCCG GACGAAGGGCCGTGCTGGAAGGAGCTGCTGAGGATGAAAAGTGCCCACAAGCTTCTGTACGCGCTGGAGATCATCGAAGCACTTGGCAAGCCCAACAGGCGCATCCATAGGGAGTCCACG ggcagCTACAGCGACTTGTACCCCGACTCGGACGACTCTAGCGAGGACCAGAttgaaaacagcaaaaactCGTGGAGCTGCAAg TTTGTTTCATCTGGCGGTCTGCAGCTGCTCCTGGAGATCTTCAACTCCGCCATCCTGGAGCCCAAAGACCGGGAGTCCTGGACTGTG TGGCTGCTGGACTGCCTGGCTTGCCTGCTGAAGCTCATCTGCCAATTTGCCGTGGACCCCGCCGACCTGGACCTGGCCTACCACGACGTCTTCTCCTGGTCCGGCCTCGCCGATGGCCAACGCAAGCGGTCCTGGCCGGGGAAGTCGCGCAAGTCCGCCGTAGATCACGGCAAAAGTCTTCACATCCCCAGACTCACCGAG GTGTTCCTCAGCCTGGTCCAAGGAACCAACCTGATCGAGCGGCTCATCAACGTGGCCTACACCTACGACAACCTGGCGCACAG AGTTCTGAAGGCCCAGTCGGATCACCGGTCTCGACATGAAG TGACTCACTACTCCATGTGGCTGCTGGTGAGCTGGGCCCACTGCTCGTCGTCCGTCAAGTCCAGCCTAGCCGACAGCGAGCGTCTGCAAGACTGGCTCAGGAAACTCACCCTGCTGGTGCCCGAG gCGGCGGTGCGTCACGAGGCGTGCAACGGCCTCTACAAGCTCTCCCTCTCGGGCCTGGAAGGCGGCGAGTCCATCAACAGATCTTTCCTGCTGCTCGCCGCATCCACGCTGCTCAAGTTTCTGCCCGACGCGCAAGCTGTCAAACCTATCagg ATGGAGGACTACGAGGAGGAGCCGCCCCTCAGAAGCGGTTGCAAAGAATACTTTTGGCTGCTGTGCAAGCTCATCGACAACATCCACGTCAAAGACGCCACCCAG gtctctccctctctgtggCTGGCGGGCTCGGTGCAGAGTACCCTGCTGGACCTGGACGCGTTGGCGCGACACCTGGCAGACTGCATACGAAG CCGCGAGATGCTGGACCAGCAGGACGGCAGCGTGGAGGACGACGGCCTGACTGGTCTGCTGCGGCTGGCCACCAGCGTCCTCAAGCACAAGCCCCCGTTCAAGTTCTCCCGCGAGGGCCAGGACTTCCTGCGCGACGTGCAcaacctcctcttcctgctgCCCAGCCTGGCCGACCGCGCCCAGCCCAAGTGCAAGTCGCACGCCGCCCGCGCCGCCGCCTACGACCTGCTGGTGGAGACGGTCAAGGGCTCGGCCGACAACTACCGCCTGCTTCACAACTGGGTCATGTCCCAGCACATGCAGG CCTCGCACGCTCCGTACAAGTGGGACTACTGGCCTCACGAGGACGTGCGCGCCGAGTGTCGCTTTGTGGGCCTCACCAACCTGGGCGCCACCTGCTACCTGGCGTCCACCATCCAGCAGCTCTACATGATCCCCGAAGCCCGCCAGGCCATCTTCACCGCCAAGGTcggcccctcctcctcttcctcgccgTTCGGAGCGCTTATGTCGCCTCGCTGTTTGCGTGCGCAGTACGCCGAAGAGATCAAACACAAGACCACCCTGCTGGAGCTCCAGAAGATGTTCACCTACTTGATG GAGAGCGAGAGGAAGGCGTACAACCCGCGGCCCTTTTGCAAGACGTACACCATGGACAAGCAGCCGCTCAACACGGGAGAGCAGAAGGACATGACTGAGTTCTTCACCGACCTCATCACCAAGATTGAGGAGATGTCGCACGAGCTG AAGGACACGGTGAAGACTCTGTTTGGCGGCGTCATCACCAACAACGTGGTCTCTCTG GACTGCGACCACGTGAGCCAGACGGCCGAGGAGTTCTACACGGTCAGGTGTCAGGTGGCCGACATGAAGAACATCTAT GAGTCTCTGGACGAGGTGACCATCAAGGACACGCTGGAGGGCGACAACATGTACACGTGCTCCCACTGCGGGAAGAAGGTCCGTGCGGAGAAAAG GGCTTGTTTCAAGAAGCTTCCGGGCATCCTGAGCTTCAACACCATGCGCTACACTTTCAACATGGTCACCATGATGAAGGAGAAAGTCAACACGCACTTCTCCTTCCCGCTGCGTCTCGACATGACGCCCTACACCGAACACTTCCTCATGGCCAAAGGGGAACCCAAAGAAG GCGAGTCCAAGGCGTCCGAGAGTTCCGAGTACGACCTGATCGGCGTGACGGTGCACACGGGCACGGCGGACGGCGGCCATTACTACAGCTTCATACGAGACATCGTCAACCCTCACGCGTACAAGAACAACAAGTG GTACTTGTTCAACGACGCCGAGGTGAAACCCTTCGACTCGGCACAGCTCGCGTCCGAGTGCTTCGGCGGAGAGATGACG ACCAAAACGTACGACTCGGTCACCGACAAGTTCATGGACTTCTCCTTTGAGAAG ACGCACAGCGCCTACATGCTGTTCTACAAACGCGTGGAGCTTCAGGAGGACGCCGCCAAGGAGTTCACCTTTGACGTTTCGCCGGACCTGCTGGAG TGGATCTGGCACGACAACATGCAGTTCCTCCAGGACAAGAACATATTTGAGCACACCTACTTTGG CTTCATGTGGCATCTGTGCAGCAGCATCCCCAGCACGCTGCCCGACCCCAAAGCCATCTCCCTCATGACGGCAAAG CTCAGCACCTCGTTTGTTCTGGAGACCTTCATTCATTCCAAGGAAAAG CCCACTATGCTGCAGTGGATTGAACTCCTCACCAAACAGTTCAACAACAGCCAGGCAGCTTGTGag TGGTTTTTGGACAGGATGGCAGACGACAACTGGTGGCCCATGCAGATCCTCATCAAGTGTCCCAATCAGATTGTCAGACAG ATGTTCCAGAGGTTGTGCATCCACGTCATCCAGAGGCTGCGTCCGGTCCACGCTCACCTCTACCTGCAGCCAGGCATGGAGGATGG GTCCGACGACATGGACGGGTCAGTGGAGGACATCGGCAGCCGCTCGTGCGTGACTCGCTTCGTCAAGACGCTGCTGTCCATCATGGAGCACGGGGTCAAGCCGCACAGCAAACACCTCACCGAGTACTTTGCCTTCCTCTACGAGTTTGCCAAGAtgggagaggaggag AGCCAATTCCTGCTGTCGCTGCAAGCCATCTCCATCATGGTGCACTTCTACATGGGCACCAAAGGACCGGAAAAC CTACAGGTGGAGGTTCTGTCAGAGgaggaaggtgaggaggaggacgaggaggaggacatcCTGTCCCTCGCCGAGGAGAAGTATCGCCCGGCCGCTCTGGAGAAGATGATTGCCCTTGTCGCGCTCCTGGTGGAGCAGTCGCGCTCCGAGCG ACACCTGACGCTGTCCCAAAGCGACATGGCGGCGCTGACGGGCGGCAAAGGTTTCCCCTTCCTCTTCCAGCACATCCGAGACGGCATCAACATCCGGCAGACGTGCAACCTCATCTTCAGCCTCTGTCGCTACAACAACCGCCTGGCCGAGCAC ATCGTGTCCATGCTCTTCACCTCCATCGCCAAGCTGACGCCTGAG GCTGCTAATCCTTTCTTCAAGCTGCTCACCATGCTGATGGAGTTTGTAGGCGGCCCCCCGGGAATGCCCTCCTTCGCCACGTACATCCTGCAGAGGATCTGGGAG GTGATCGAGTACAACCCGTCCCAGTGTCTGGACTGGCTGGCGGGGCAAACTCCTCGGAACAAGCTGGCCCACAGCTGGGTTCTGCAGAACATGGAGAACTGGGTGGAACGCTTCCTGCTGGCCCACAACTACCCTCGCGTGCGCACCT CGGCGGCGTACCTGCTGGTGTCGCTGATCCCCAGCAACTCCTTCCGTCAGATGTTCCGCTCCACGCGCTCGCTGCACCTGCCCACGCGCGAACTGCCGCTGTCGCCCGACACCACGGCCGTGCTGCACCAGGTCTACAACCTCCTGCTGGGCCTGCTGGCCCGCGCCAAGCTCTACGTGGACGCCAGCGTGCACGGCAACACCAAGCTGGTGCAGTACTTCAGCTTCATGACCTACTGCCTCATCTCCAAGACGGAGAAGCTCATGTTCTCCCTCTACTTCATGGACCTGTGGAACCTCTTCCAG CCTAAACTGTCGGAGCCGGCCATCGCCACCAACCACAACAAGCAGGCGCTGTTGTCCTTCTGGTACAACGTGTGCGTGGACTGCAGCGAAAACGTCCGGCTGGTGGTTCAGAACCCGGCCGTGACCAAGAACATCGCTTTCAACTACATTCTGGCTGACCACGACGACCAGGAGGTGGTGCTGTTCAACCGCGGCATGCTGCCCGCCTACTATGGCATCCTACGCATGTGCTGCGAGCAGTCGCCCGCCTTCACGCGCCAGCTGGCCTCCCACCAGAACATCCAGTGGGCCTTCAAGAACCTGACGCCGCACGCCAGCCAGTATCCCCGG GCGGTGGAGGAGCTCTTCAACCTCATGCAGCTGTTCGCAGCGCAGCGAATGGACATGCGGGAGGACGAGGTGGAGGACGTCAAACAGTTCAAGAAGACCACCATCAGCTGCTACCTCAGATGTCTGGACGGACGCTCGTGCTGGACCACCCTCATCAG CGCCTTCCGGGTCCTGCTGGAGAACGACGAGGACCGACTGCTGGTGGTCTTCAACCGAGGCCTGGTCCTCATGACGGAG TCGTTCAACACGCTGCACATGATGTACCACGAGGCCACCGCCTGCCACGTCACCGGAGACCTGGTGGAGCTGCTCTCCATCTTCCTGTCGGTGCTCAAGGCCACCAGGCCCTACCTGCAGCGCAAAG ATGTCAAGCAGGCTCTGATCCAGTGGCAGGAGAGGATTGACTTTGCCCACAAGCTCCTCACGCTGCTCAACTCGTACAGCCCACCCGAGCTTCGCAATGCGTGCCTGG ACGTGCTGAAGGAAGTGCTTCTGCTCAGCCCGCACGATTTCCTGCACACGCTGGTGCCCTTCCTGCAACACAACCACTTTACGTACCACCACAGCAACATTCCCA TGTCGCCGGGCCCGTACCTGCCCTGCCGTGAGAACATGAAGCTGTTGGGGGCCAAGAGCAACGTCCGCCCCCCGAGGCCCGAACTCAACATGTGTCTGCTGCCGTCCATGGTGGAGAGCGCAAAG GGCAAGGACGAGGTGTACGACGGCATGCTGCTGGACTACTTCCTGCCGTACCAGCAGTTCATTCACCTTGTGTGTCGCGTGGCCATCAACTGCGAGAAGTTCACCGACACGCTGGTCAAGCTGA GTGTGCTGATGGCGTACGAAGGACTTCCTTTGCACCTTGCGCTCTTCCCTAAACTCTGGACAGAACTGTGCCAGTCGCAG TCGCTGCTGTCCAagacctgcgtgaagctgctGTGCGATGACGCCGCCTTCAGCGAGTACATCAAGCGCGTCCTGATGGATGATCGGGGCTTCCTCAACAACAACACCATCTACGCCTTCCTCACGTGCTTCCTGCACAag GTGCAGGTGTTGTCGGGCGCCAGCTGCTGCAGCCTGGCGGGCGTGTTGGTGGCCAGCGTGCTGAGCGAGCGCGGTGGCCTGCGGCCCGAGCTCGCCTCTGATTGGCCGCAGCTCAGCAAGACCGCCGGCCAGCTCAACGCG GATCTTCGGGCGTTGACGCTGTTGCTGTCGGTGCAGTCGCCACCGACCCTCGACCCCGCCCTGGGCCCCGCCCTTCAAGAACTGACGACGCGGTGTCACCTTTGTGTGCAGCGCCGCGACGCGCTGGCGGACGCgtgccgccaccgccgcaaCGACG AGGAGGAGGGCGCCATCCCCGTGAAACGGCGGCGCGTGAGCAGCGATGACGAAGACGACGAGGTGCCCAGCACGTCCGCCGCCGGCCTGCCCCCATCTTGCGGCGAAGCCAGCGCCGGCCCGCCGCCGTGCCCAGAGTCATCCAAGTCCGAGCGGCAAGGGGCGCTGACGCCCACGAGCACCTCCGACACGGAGACGCGGGACTCCTCATCCCTCATCGACCCGGGCACCGAGCAGGACCCCCCGTCCCCGCCCGACGCCGCCCCCCCGTCGTGCCCCGCGGAGCCCGCACCCGCCGCTGCCCTGTCCCCCTCGCAAACCGCTCCCTCCCCAAAAGCGGACAAGATGGCGGAACGGGAAGACCCGGACCAGAGAGCGGCCGACCCCCAGGCCCCGCCCCTCCAGGAAGACGCCGCCCTCTCAGCGGGGGAGGGAACAGAGGACGTGCTGGACGCATTGTGCAGGACACTAGAAGCTGCCGTCACCGCGGTTACCAAAGTGACTGCGAAAGACCCGCCCTCCTCGTGA